A single window of Crassostrea angulata isolate pt1a10 chromosome 8, ASM2561291v2, whole genome shotgun sequence DNA harbors:
- the LOC128158390 gene encoding tripartite motif-containing protein 2-like isoform X1 encodes MDQRWAQDVLRCHLCETPSSSMYCDICHIYLCKACVGEHLSDESQDHKVVSLKKRGSTTKCPKHSSNISVLYCQQCDIPICTTCASSEEHHGHKFIELMENKREVIQKDLQELEKLIYPQYQEIASEIPIHFADLNTNSQELTTAINQHQDDLFSEIDTMTKTLKSYLAKMDSKHLAVLHKQEDEIKHTISEITQSIADLKKLLDTNDASLVAAYKSRNAKFRRLPPKLKVSLPRFIPRGFNKELFGSLTALSLIKEERCSIINSPVAGSSILDKLLIDAPRIIAKVKTEVKFLGSVACLSDNDMWTCGEDNIMRLYNLQGELVQSIHSKSGKNPWDIAVTRTGDLVYTDDKDRSVNILKKKKIKTLIRTRDWIPRNVCSASSGDFLVVMTSDDEKQTKVVRYSDATEKQSIQFDDKGRPLYSPDCIKYISENRNLDICLSDYGGHAVVVVNQAGKFRFTYTGPPSTKKQSFDPLGIATDSQGLILIANINTSCIHVVDQDGQFLRYIKNCALQNPRGFSVDTSDNLFVVEYYSYQLKKIKYYI; translated from the coding sequence ATGGATCAGCGttgggcccaggatgtgttacggtgtcatctctgtgagacTCCATCTTCctctatgtactgtgacatttgtcacatatatctgtgtaaagcctgtgtGGGAGAACATCTCTCCGATGAATCCCAAGATCACAAAGTTGTGTCACTTAAAAAGAGAGGATCTACAACTAAATGTCCAAAACATTCTTCAAACATAAGCGTACTTTATTGTCAACAgtgtgacattcctatttgtacAACATGTGCTTCATCTGAAGAGCATCATGGTCataaatttattgaattaaTGGAAAACAAGAGAGAAGtcattcaaaaagatttacagGAATTAGAAAAACTTATTTATCCTCAATATCAAGAGATTGCATCAGAAATTCCAATTCATTTCGCTGATCTGAATACAAACTCACAGGAATTGACAACAGCTATCAACCAACATCAAGATGACTTATTCAGCGAAATAGACACCATGACTAAGACACTGAAATCTTATCTTGCTAAAATGGACTCCAAACACCTGGCTGTACTACACAAGcaggaagatgaaattaaacacaCTATTTCTGAAATCACCCAGAGCATTGCTGATCTGAAAAAGTTACTAGACACTAATGATGCAAGCCTTGTCGCTGCCTACAAATCAAGAAATGCcaaattcagaagattgcctcctaaacttaAGGTTTCATTACCACGTTTTATTCCTCGGGGATTCAACAAAGAACTGTTTGGTTCTCTGACAGCGTTATCTTTAATAAAAGAAGAACGTTGTAGCATAATTAATTCTCCTGTTGCTGGGTCATCTATCCTGGACAAACTGCTCATTGATGCACCACGGATCATCGCAAAAGTAAAAACGGAGGTTAAATTTTTGGGCAGTGTGGCCTGTCTAAGTGATAATGATATGTGGACGTGTGGTGAAGACAATATCATGCGACTTTACAACCTCCAGGGAGAACTAGTGCAGTCAATCCATTCCAAGTCAGGAAAAAATCCatgggacatagcagtgacacgGACTGGGGATCTTGTTTATACTGATGACAAAGATAGAAGTGTGAACatacttaagaaaaaaaagataaaaacattGATCAGAACAAGGGATTGGATTCCTCGCAATGTATGTAGTGCCTCATCTGGTGACTTCTTAGTTGTTATGACCAGTGATGAtgagaaacaaacaaaagttgtgcgttatTCCGACGCCACagaaaaacaaagtattcagtttGATGACAAAGGACGACCTCTCTATTCACCTGATTGcattaaatacatcagtgagaacagaaATCTAGATATTTGTCTGTCAGATTATGGGGGTCATGCAGTAGTTGTAGTAAATCAGGCCGGGAAattccggtttacctacactggtcctccctctactaaGAAACAATCATTTGATCCACTCGGCATAGCTACAGACAGCCAGGGACTGATACTTATTGCAAATATTAACACCAGCTGTATCCATGTtgtggatcaggacggacagtttcTCCGTTACATTAAGAATTGTGCTTTACAGAATCCACGAGGTTTTAGTGTGGACACCAGCGACAACCTCTTCGTTGTTGAGTACTATTCTTATcaattgaagaaaataaaatattatatttag